A DNA window from Loxodonta africana isolate mLoxAfr1 chromosome 7, mLoxAfr1.hap2, whole genome shotgun sequence contains the following coding sequences:
- the LOC135232031 gene encoding olfactory receptor 8K5-like, translating to MGQQNLTVLTEFILTGVTRHPELQYPLLRVFLLIYMITVVGNLGMIILTKMDSRLHTPMYFFIRHPAVIDLGNSTVICPKMLVNFVVDKNTISYYACATQMAFFILFTISELFILSAMAYYCYVAVCNPLLYNVIMSQRLCHVLVGVPYLYSTLQSLMFTIKTLTSIFCGSNVISHFYCDDVPLLSMLCSNSQEIELMLMIFSAFNLISSLLVVLLSYLLILRAIF from the coding sequence ATGGGCCAACAGAATCTAACAGTGCTGACTGAATTCATTCTAACTGGAGTCACGAGGCACCCTGAGTTGCAGTACCCGCTTTTGAGGGTGTTTCTCCTCATCTACATGATCACAGTGGTGGGCAACCTGGGCATGATCATCTTGACCAAGATGGATTCCCGCCTACACACacctatgtattttttcatcAGACACCCGGCCGTCATTGATCTTGGTAATTCTACTGTCATTTGTCCCAAGATGTTAGTAAATTTTGTTGTGGATAAAAATACCATTTCCTATTATGCATGTGCCACACAGatggctttcttcattttgttcaCTATCAGTGAACTTTTTATCCTTTCAGCCATGGCCTATTACTGCTATGTGGCTGTCTGTAACCCTCTACTCTACAATGTTATCATGTCCCAAAGACTTTGCCATGTGCTGGTGGGCGTTCCATATCTCTACAGTACCCTTCAGTCTCTGATGTTCACCATTAAGACTCTTACATCCATCTTCTGTGGCTCTAATGTCATCAGTCACTTCTACTGTGATGATGTTCCCTTGTTATCTATGCTTTGCTCAAATTCACAAGAAATAGAATTGATGCTCATGATATTTTCAGCATTTAATTTGATATCCTCCCTCCTGGTTGTCCTGCTGTCCTACCTGCTGATTCTGAGAGCCATATTTTGA